The DNA region GTTATTAAaaattgagggttttttttttcccctgctATTCTTCCTATCTTTCCCTTCCCCTCTTCATCTACTCTTGTGCCCCTTTCTTCCCTTTCTCATTTCTATCTTCATCCTACATCAACCAATTATGTCCACAGCTAAGCAGTTAACAGAATAGGAACAGAATTGCATTCCACTAAAAGGAGCATAAAATTggaacctgaaaagaaaaaactgagaaattgaaaactaaGGAAAAATATCAGAAAGTTAGATTCATACCAAGCCAAATTTTATAGCAGTATGGTCTTATGAATTCCTCAGATATTCAGAGTGAATTAcgacaaaaaattaaatcaataaaaatgtaTCATGAATTTGAAAATCATAAGGATGTGTCCCATCAATAAGAAAGCATATAAGGAAATACTACAGTGTTGCTgctaaaaaaatgcaaatccTTTAAATTTCATGGGTTATAATTCGTATACTAATAAGAAACCTGATAGTTTCATTTGTTTAAATTTCTTAGGAAAACCTCTTCACTGTTAGCTGAAACTTTGATTGATCACTGAGGACCCCCTTGGACTTATTATCGTCATCTAAATAGGGTTAGCAAAATGGCACCCTTCTCAACAGCCTACACCTACAGCAGCAGGCAAATTAACTTGGATTTGTGCAGTGAAACTTCCAGCACATGCAAGCTAAATATCCAAAAAGACAAGGTACTTAGATGACAATACCTTAAATCTCATCATGATATGCAGAATGTGCATGTATACTGCAAACAAAGCATCCTTGAGCCCTATGCCCACTAATATGGGTCACTTATCAGTATGAATGATGCTCGAAAGATAGAATGTTGGATCATAGAGATAAAGTAAATCATCCTAGACCTTCAACATTTAAGTAATGACATCATCCCTTGACTACATTCTTGTCTTTTATGTCTGACCAATATCACTAGCAACACACATGTCAGAGATTTGGAAATTCAGATTTAAAACTCACAAGGACAATCACCATGGAAAATTCTAGTTTCATTCAAACTTAGCAAAAGTTCTGTCCTCAAAATTGAATCAGGAGTCTTTGATAGTACACTTAGACAGCCTTACCACAGTGATTCTGAAATATCTACAGTATAGCCATTATGTAATAGCGTGGGAAAATATGCTGGATAAATTTTATACCAGTTAAGATAAATGGTTGACATTTCAAATTTACTTAGAAAGTCCTCCAAAATTGATCCATTTCCATGTGCTTACCTATGCACACTACCATCTGAAAGGGATTTGGCAAAGACAACTTTATAAATGACATTCATTCTCACCAGGTTAACACcttcaaaataaatagtttgGATTAACATATTGTATACAGGctggataacaaaaaaaatgtagcAGTAATTAGAAGCCAGAATTCAAATCCATTCATGCTATGCAGAGTGGAAAATAAAGCATTTTTGGGCACTTGGGCAGTTGGACCTGAGAATTTGGGATCACTCGGCAGTCCAGCCGATGTTTGGCTCGGTGGAATTAAGCAAATCACCTTACACCGTCAAGAAGCAATGATACCACTTCCTAATATTCTTTCTTTTGGGTCATACAAACCGACTCGTGACAATAACTCCATACTAGAGTCAGAAATTGGGAATTTCAGATGTTAAAAATTACACGAGAACAATCAAAACAGAGAATGGCAGACTGCATCTAACTTGGCAGACATTCTCTATCCAAAATTGAATCTGATACTATTGGAAAGAACAGTTCAAGAATTGAGTCAAGACATTAGCCACATGTGAGAAGTgtcaaattaagaaaacaagagaaaggaaaaacGAATGAAAAGAAACAGATGGGCATTCTACCATTAAAAACAACACGAGGAGAACCGCGGGTATGAGCTCAAATGCTAGGAAATTGAATGAAACATTAGAGCATGGAGAAAAAAATTGTGGGGCATTTGGCAAGACCCAGAGAATCAGGAAAAGACTATTTGTAGAATAAAAATCTTATCTTTACCAAAAATAAATGTCGAACCCTCCGTAAATAGCacagaaaaaaaagtttgatagcACGGAACAGAAGCGGCAAACAATTAAATTCCTTTGAAAGCTATGCAAGCTTAGTAGCTTACCATTATAGAATCAAGCCCGCATCCTATTTTATCATCAGAATTCGGATGATAAGCAAGAAGCCTCTCTGCCACAACTTTCTCATCTTCATCTGTTAGTTGTTCTCCATCCATGTATCTACCAGCAAGTAAGAAAATCAGAACAAAAGTAGAAATGATAAGCAAACAAAGGCACACGACATTGGAGAGTAAAGGGACCTGTCAGAGTGGATAATTTCTTTAGCGAGGTGAGTTATAGGTTCAATATCTCTCCAAATATCTGCTTCTTCATCTTTCCACTGTCGGTAATTTTGGTCGTCCCAACTTGAATACTTTGGTGCCTTGCGCAAGCTCAACGCTGCGGGAGTCGAAAGAGATACACCATCCTCTTCTGGTGGAGTAGACTCCACTGTAGAACACCATGATCTCCTGAGTGGCACGAGTAATCCGGTGGCGAAGCGATGGTGGTGTTGAAGCCGGAGGCGCAGAAGCGGGGCGCCCCTGATAAGTGCAGGTGCAGCCATTTTTGTGTTTGGGAATGGATGGTTACTAAGATTGTATTGTGCGATTGGTACTTAATGGGCCCATTTATCTCTTCATTAAAACCTGGGCTCTTTTAATGGCAAAACGTTTGTACGTATTTATCAGGGCCTGTTTAGTGGATCCACTTGTCTTGGGCCTGGTAGGTCTATTTCTTGACACCTTCAATTGTACTGTAAATGGCATTAACCCTAGCAATGAAGATTGAAGATAGGCCGCATTTGAGGTTTTGATCTAGCGGTTAaagggatttatttttttcttctgtattctgggttcaaatctcaccgtgcacgcctgtcacccccgcggtgccttacatgctcaccgggtttgcaggatgttcaatgagtcgtggtgcgcgcaagctggcccggacacccacgtaaattaaaaaaaaattaaagataggcctagactttttttttttaaatgtggaaTGCTGGggcactttaatttttttttctaaatagagcgcttttaatttcatctttttcttaaaaaaatatgattgcaacttca from Populus alba chromosome 14, ASM523922v2, whole genome shotgun sequence includes:
- the LOC118036376 gene encoding protein DCL homolog, chloroplastic — encoded protein: MAAPALIRGAPLLRLRLQHHHRFATGLLVPLRRSWCSTVESTPPEEDGVSLSTPAALSLRKAPKYSSWDDQNYRQWKDEEADIWRDIEPITHLAKEIIHSDRYMDGEQLTDEDEKVVAERLLAYHPNSDDKIGCGLDSIMVDRHPQFKNSRCLFVVRTDGGWIDFSYQKCLRAYIRSKYPTHAERFIKEHFKRGS